The following are encoded together in the Danaus plexippus chromosome 15, MEX_DaPlex, whole genome shotgun sequence genome:
- the LOC116766249 gene encoding protein yippee-like 5, whose translation MGKIFLDHIGGTRLFSCAACDVVLTNRSELISTRFTGATGRAYLFHKVVNLVYSEVQDRVMLTGRHMVRDVSCKNCATKLGWVYEFATEENQRYKEGRVILERALVNETEGIEEIPVNNDD comes from the exons ATGGGCAAAATATTCTTGGACCATATTGGTGGGACCCGATTATTTTCATGTGCAGCATGCGATGTAGTATTAACAAACCGTTCGGAACTTATAAGTACTAGATTTACTGGAGCTACAG GACGCGCATATCTCTTCCACAAAGTGGTCAATCTTGTGTACTCGGAGGTCCAGGATCGTGTTATGTTGACGGGAAGGCATATGGTGAGGGATGTATCTTGTAAAAACTGCGCGACAAAACTTGGTTGGGTTTACGAATTTGCTACAGAAGAGAATCAAAG ATATAAAGAAGGCAGAGTGATTCTAGAGAGAGCTTTAGTGAATGAAACTGAAGGCATTGAAGAAATTCCAGTGAATAATGACGACTAG
- the LOC116766431 gene encoding TBC1 domain family member 19, with amino-acid sequence MESIKDDAIHNTAMKLAEELKNLSIYKSIYSDVQKLVSSPNVNKEDFKQSLQQAMKEKGLDTKLRNTVFHWVRTQGKQSKLDPLTSLSKASLQWEKRIHKSLNSMCSDLETSLAKIRSQSEQEELTEKWNELSTYSLDLSKYRPVYAPKDFLDVLLTLSGYVPFTREDEPKWEFSHLPLQVKNLEQLRKIYVEWCNGEPLLGVNPNMPSTVPGFATLEAERIGLGERVSALGYAPVIQEFLKKGSPQCLRARLWSQVLGAEVKQQQIAYFNQLQKSVLEVDLMIDKLIFKDVQLTASNDDQYFVFEDLLYQVMLCFSRDGEVLSRARSTALTVPVRGRNERTAFPPSGVVPFHGFTMYATPFCYLYDDPVQLYYIFRAFYIRYWHRLHYISTHPQGIVSLCLLYERLLEAHEPLLWIHFRNININPIRVVFKWIMRAFSGHLPPDQLLLLWDSILGYDCLEILPLLAVAILSFRKENIFQVNTLQNVDAVLADLSTISVVPLLQLALMKS; translated from the exons atggaaaGTATAAAAGATGACGCGATACATAACACTGCTATGAAACTAGCAgaggaattaaaaaatctttctatatataaatcgatTTATAGTGATGTTCAG AAATTAGTTTCCTCACCAAATGTAAACAAAGaagattttaaacaaagtttaCAACAGGCTATGAAAGAAAAGGGCTTAGACACAAAGCTAAGGAACACCGTCTTTCATTGGGTTAGAACACAGGGTAAACAAAGT AAGTTAGATCCGTTAACGTCGTTGTCAAAAGCAAGTCTGCAATGGGAGAAACGAATACACAAGTCGCTTAATTCAATGTGTTCAGATCTTGAGACATCACTAGCAAAAATACGATCTCAGAGCGAACAAGAAGAACTTACGGAGAAATGGAATGAACTTAGCACTTACAGTTTAG atttatcaaaatatagaCCAGTTTACGCGCCAAAAGACTTTTTAGACGTTTTACTGACTTTATCAGGTTACGTTCCGTTTACAAGAGA AGACGAACCGAAATGGGAATTCTCACATCTACCTctacaagtaaaaaatttgGAGCAATTG AGAAAAATCTACGTGGAGTGGTGTAATGGTGAACCGTTACTGGGAGTGAATCCTAATATGCCCAGCACTGTGCCCGGTTTCGCCACTCTAGAGGCCGAACGCATCGGTCTAGGAGAGAGAGTCTCTGCTCTGGGATACGCTCCTGTCATACAGGAGTTCCTGAAGAAGGGAAGCCCACAGTGTTTGCGAGCGAGACTCTGGTCTCAGGTTTTGGGGGCGGAAGTTAAACAGCAG CAAATAGCGTACTTCAATCAGTTACAGAAGAGCGTTTTGGAAGTCGACTTGATGATCGACAAGCTTATATTTAAGGATGTTCAATTAACCGCCTCGAATGATGACCAGTACTTCGTGTTCGAAGACTTACTTTATCAG GTGATGTTGTGTTTCTCTCGCGACGGGGAGGTGTTGTCCCGCGCTCGCTCGACCGCGTTGACGGTACCGGTGCGGGGTCGGAACGAGAGGACCGCCTTCCCGCCCAGCGGAGTGGTGCCATTCCATGGCTTCACCATGTACG CGACGCCATTTTGTTATCTTTACGACGACCCGGTCCAACTCTACTACATATTTCGCGCCTTTTATATTCGTTACTGGCACAGACTGCACTACATTTCAACGCATCCAcag GGTATAGTCTCATTATGTCTTCTTTACGAGAGGTTACTGGAGGCTCACGAACCTTTGCTGTGGATACATTTCcgcaacattaatataaatcc CATCCGAGTTGTGTTTAAATGGATAATGCGAGCTTTCAGCGGACATCTGCCGCCGGACCAACTCTTACTTCTCTGGGACTCGATACTCGGATACGATTGTTTGGAAATTTTACCTCTATTAGCTGTAGCCATATTGAGTTTcagaaaggaaaatatttttcaggtaAACACGTTACAAAATGTCGATGCTGTGCTAGCGGACCTGTCGACCATATCGGTCGTACCTTTATTACAATTGGCTTTGATGAAgtcgtaa
- the LOC116766430 gene encoding alkylated DNA repair protein alkB homolog 8 isoform X2 — MLEKITPTPIVLKFIAEKGDSHCFIVFSRIEEAKIFYDTYDGTLSGNSDVPLYMCFVESVPNNEIICSSSNPEGLTLIEEFITEDEEKQLYELFDWIDESNLKNRQVKHYGYEFRYGSNDVDLNQPLDEKIPQECEIIWKRLEDYGINFSIPDQLTVNKYSPGQGIPSHVDKHSPFGDTILSLSLNSSVVMDWKHHSKAYVPVVVPSRSLLVMQAEARYDWQHGIQPRTWDPIIEVRKIDNGLVKVITSETKARGTRISLTFRKTRQGRCNCCYETLCDSRATADLDEVASHLEDLHVHQVYEQIAGHFSSTRHKPWPKVVEFLQDIPPGSIVLDLGAGNGKNILNRNDLLQIACEYSAGLLSECRAVTRACCVRADVLHAPLCDGRADAVLCVAVIHHFSTYARRRQAIASIARLLRPGGRALVTVWAKDQSKSNYLCKDKENTESDTYKTAGIQLPVHQNRTQFKHNDVLVPWKLRKIKENKLENESSQTLLRYYHVFEEHELEELCRNQGVVVEKSFYEEGNWCVICQKI; from the exons atgttagagAAGATAACACCCACAccgatagttttaaaattcatagcaGAAAAAGGCGATtcacattgttttattgtgtTCAGTAGAATTGAAGAAGCGAAAATCTTTTACGATACATATGACGGTACTTTAAGCGGCAATAGTGACGTGCCTTTATACATGTGTTTTGTTGAAAGTG TTCCAAACAACGAGATAATTTGTTCCTCGAGTAATCCTGAAGGTTTAACATTAATAGAAGAATTTATCACTGAAGATGAAGAGAAGCAGCTATACGAACTCTTTGACTGGATTGATGAATCAAACTTGAAGAATAGACAAGTGAAACATTACGGCTATGAATTTAGATATGGCTCTAACGATGTAGACTTAAATCAACCCCTTGATGAGAAAATACCCCAAGAATGTGAAATTATTTGGAAGAGACTTGAAGATTATGGTATTAATTTTAGCATTCCAGACCAATTAACTGTCAATAAGTATAGTCCAGGACAAG GTATACCAAGTCATGTGGACAAACACAGTCCATTCGGAGATACAATTTTATCTCTGTCGTTGAATTCATCAGTTGTAATGGACTGGAAACATCACAGTAAGGCGTATGTACCAGTGGTGGTGCCGTCTAGATCATTGCTGGTTATGCAAGCTGAAGCAAG ATATGACTGGCAGCATGGCATTCAACCGAGGACATGGGATCCCATCATAGAAGTCAGAAAAATCGATAATGGACTAGTGAAAGTGATCACGAGTGAAACAAAAGCTCGCGGGACGCGGATATCTTTGACATTCAGGAAGACGAGGCAGGGGCGGTGTAACTGTTGTTATGAGACGCTCTGTGACAGCAGGGCGACGGCCGACTTGGATGAAGTCGCTTCACATTTAGAAGATCTCCATGTACATCAG GTATATGAGCAGATAGCTGGTCACTTCAGTTCGACTCGTCACAAGCCCTGGCCGAAGGTGGTGGAATTCCTCCAAGACATACCACCCGGCTCTATCGTACTGGACCTTGGAGCTGGAAATGGGAAGAACATACTCAATAGGAATGATCTATTGCAG ATCGCTTGCGAGTACAGCGCGGGGCTGTTGTCCGAGTGCAGGGCAGTCACGCGCGCGTGCTGCGTGCGGGCGGACGTATTGCACGCGCCGCTCTGTGACGGCCGCGCCGACGCTGTGCTGTGCGTCGCCGTCATACATCACTTCAGTACTTAC GCCAGGAGACGTCAAGCGATCGCCTCAATAGCTCGTCTTTTACGTCCCGGAGGAAGAGCACTCGTCACTGTGTGGGCGAAGGATCAGAGTAAATCGAACTATCTCTGTAAGGACAAAGAAAACACCGAATCGGATACTTACAAGACGGCCGGCATTCAGCTACCGGTGCATCAGAACAGGACGCAGTTCAAACATAACGACGTTTTAGTGCCGTGGAAACTCAGGAAAATCAAGGAGAACAAACTGGAGAATGAGTCCAGCCAGACCCTGCTGAGATATTACCACGTGTTCGAGGAACACGAGCTCGAGGAACTGTGCCGGAACCAAGGAGTCGTCGTCGAAAAGAGTTTCTATGAGGAAGGCAACTGGTGTGTCATATGTCAAAAGATTTGA
- the LOC116766430 gene encoding alkylated DNA repair protein alkB homolog 8 isoform X1: MDELRKIERKKKRFAVRLKNSKKIICTDIPGLNIVLCNVGQATGFKKNDLLLMLEKITPTPIVLKFIAEKGDSHCFIVFSRIEEAKIFYDTYDGTLSGNSDVPLYMCFVESVPNNEIICSSSNPEGLTLIEEFITEDEEKQLYELFDWIDESNLKNRQVKHYGYEFRYGSNDVDLNQPLDEKIPQECEIIWKRLEDYGINFSIPDQLTVNKYSPGQGIPSHVDKHSPFGDTILSLSLNSSVVMDWKHHSKAYVPVVVPSRSLLVMQAEARYDWQHGIQPRTWDPIIEVRKIDNGLVKVITSETKARGTRISLTFRKTRQGRCNCCYETLCDSRATADLDEVASHLEDLHVHQVYEQIAGHFSSTRHKPWPKVVEFLQDIPPGSIVLDLGAGNGKNILNRNDLLQIACEYSAGLLSECRAVTRACCVRADVLHAPLCDGRADAVLCVAVIHHFSTYARRRQAIASIARLLRPGGRALVTVWAKDQSKSNYLCKDKENTESDTYKTAGIQLPVHQNRTQFKHNDVLVPWKLRKIKENKLENESSQTLLRYYHVFEEHELEELCRNQGVVVEKSFYEEGNWCVICQKI, from the exons atggatGAATTGCGAAAAATAGAACGTAAAAAGAAGCGATTTGCTGTGAGACTTAAAAAttctaagaaaattatatgtacagaTATTCCAGGATTG aaTATAGTACTGTGTAACGTAGGCCAAGCCACtggttttaagaaaaatgatttattattaatgttagagAAGATAACACCCACAccgatagttttaaaattcatagcaGAAAAAGGCGATtcacattgttttattgtgtTCAGTAGAATTGAAGAAGCGAAAATCTTTTACGATACATATGACGGTACTTTAAGCGGCAATAGTGACGTGCCTTTATACATGTGTTTTGTTGAAAGTG TTCCAAACAACGAGATAATTTGTTCCTCGAGTAATCCTGAAGGTTTAACATTAATAGAAGAATTTATCACTGAAGATGAAGAGAAGCAGCTATACGAACTCTTTGACTGGATTGATGAATCAAACTTGAAGAATAGACAAGTGAAACATTACGGCTATGAATTTAGATATGGCTCTAACGATGTAGACTTAAATCAACCCCTTGATGAGAAAATACCCCAAGAATGTGAAATTATTTGGAAGAGACTTGAAGATTATGGTATTAATTTTAGCATTCCAGACCAATTAACTGTCAATAAGTATAGTCCAGGACAAG GTATACCAAGTCATGTGGACAAACACAGTCCATTCGGAGATACAATTTTATCTCTGTCGTTGAATTCATCAGTTGTAATGGACTGGAAACATCACAGTAAGGCGTATGTACCAGTGGTGGTGCCGTCTAGATCATTGCTGGTTATGCAAGCTGAAGCAAG ATATGACTGGCAGCATGGCATTCAACCGAGGACATGGGATCCCATCATAGAAGTCAGAAAAATCGATAATGGACTAGTGAAAGTGATCACGAGTGAAACAAAAGCTCGCGGGACGCGGATATCTTTGACATTCAGGAAGACGAGGCAGGGGCGGTGTAACTGTTGTTATGAGACGCTCTGTGACAGCAGGGCGACGGCCGACTTGGATGAAGTCGCTTCACATTTAGAAGATCTCCATGTACATCAG GTATATGAGCAGATAGCTGGTCACTTCAGTTCGACTCGTCACAAGCCCTGGCCGAAGGTGGTGGAATTCCTCCAAGACATACCACCCGGCTCTATCGTACTGGACCTTGGAGCTGGAAATGGGAAGAACATACTCAATAGGAATGATCTATTGCAG ATCGCTTGCGAGTACAGCGCGGGGCTGTTGTCCGAGTGCAGGGCAGTCACGCGCGCGTGCTGCGTGCGGGCGGACGTATTGCACGCGCCGCTCTGTGACGGCCGCGCCGACGCTGTGCTGTGCGTCGCCGTCATACATCACTTCAGTACTTAC GCCAGGAGACGTCAAGCGATCGCCTCAATAGCTCGTCTTTTACGTCCCGGAGGAAGAGCACTCGTCACTGTGTGGGCGAAGGATCAGAGTAAATCGAACTATCTCTGTAAGGACAAAGAAAACACCGAATCGGATACTTACAAGACGGCCGGCATTCAGCTACCGGTGCATCAGAACAGGACGCAGTTCAAACATAACGACGTTTTAGTGCCGTGGAAACTCAGGAAAATCAAGGAGAACAAACTGGAGAATGAGTCCAGCCAGACCCTGCTGAGATATTACCACGTGTTCGAGGAACACGAGCTCGAGGAACTGTGCCGGAACCAAGGAGTCGTCGTCGAAAAGAGTTTCTATGAGGAAGGCAACTGGTGTGTCATATGTCAAAAGATTTGA